The Vibrio echinoideorum genome includes a region encoding these proteins:
- the rppH gene encoding RNA pyrophosphohydrolase, whose protein sequence is MIDGDGYRLNVGIVICNNHGQVFWAKRYGQHSWQFPQGGIDEGETPEQAMYRELYEEVGLTKKDVKIVATSRHWLRYKLPKRLVRWDSKPVCIGQKQKWFLLRLDCDESHINMQRGSTPEFDGWRWVSYWYPVRQVVSFKRDVYRRAMKEFASLAMPFKERKTKGKRKLRRG, encoded by the coding sequence GTGATAGATGGCGATGGTTACCGATTAAATGTTGGTATTGTAATCTGTAACAACCATGGTCAGGTCTTCTGGGCTAAACGATACGGGCAACATTCATGGCAATTCCCTCAAGGGGGAATCGATGAAGGTGAAACTCCGGAACAGGCAATGTACCGCGAGTTGTATGAAGAGGTTGGCCTTACTAAAAAGGATGTAAAGATCGTCGCGACAAGTCGTCATTGGTTACGCTATAAGCTACCCAAACGACTGGTTCGGTGGGATTCTAAACCTGTCTGTATTGGACAAAAGCAGAAGTGGTTCCTTTTGCGCTTAGATTGCGATGAATCGCATATCAATATGCAGCGTGGAAGTACACCTGAGTTTGATGGTTGGCGTTGGGTGAGTTACTGGTACCCAGTTCGACAAGTTGTTTCTTTCAAGCGAGATGTTTACCGTCGAGCGATGAAAGAATTCGCATCTTTAGCAATGCCGTTTAAAGAGCGAAAAACAAAAGGAAAACGCAAATTGCGTAGAGGTTAA
- the mutH gene encoding DNA mismatch repair endonuclease MutH, with protein MKPEPQTQQELLDRAYAIAGMTFKELADEAEMAIPNDLKRDKGWVGQLLEWHLGAPAGSKPEQDFAKLGIELKSIPIGYSGKPLETTFVCVAPLIGVQGITWETSHVRNKLSKVLWIPVEGEREIPLAERHVGSPLLWAPSKAEDEILKRDWEELMELIVLGNVEQITARHGEALHLRPKAANSRVLTEAYGSSGKPIKTKPRGFYLRTQFTHKLLTTHYA; from the coding sequence ATGAAACCAGAACCACAAACTCAACAAGAGCTGTTAGACAGAGCGTATGCTATTGCCGGAATGACCTTTAAAGAGCTAGCCGATGAAGCCGAGATGGCAATACCAAACGACCTTAAGCGTGATAAAGGTTGGGTTGGGCAGTTATTGGAATGGCATTTGGGTGCGCCAGCTGGCAGTAAGCCAGAACAAGACTTTGCCAAACTAGGCATCGAGCTTAAAAGCATCCCGATTGGTTATTCTGGAAAACCTCTCGAAACCACGTTTGTTTGTGTCGCCCCGCTCATAGGTGTGCAAGGCATAACATGGGAAACTAGCCACGTTAGAAATAAATTGTCTAAAGTATTGTGGATCCCTGTTGAAGGCGAGCGAGAGATCCCGTTGGCAGAAAGACATGTCGGGTCGCCATTACTATGGGCACCAAGCAAGGCTGAAGACGAGATCCTGAAAAGAGACTGGGAAGAGCTGATGGAGTTGATTGTGTTAGGTAATGTAGAACAGATCACTGCGAGGCATGGAGAAGCACTGCATTTGCGCCCAAAAGCGGCAAACAGTCGTGTGTTAACGGAAGCTTATGGTTCTAGTGGTAAACCCATCAAGACTAAACCTCGTGGTTTTTACTTACGGACTCAGTTCACTCATAAGCTGCTTACGACACATTACGCATAG
- a CDS encoding DUF6482 family protein, translated as MQKHQLDMWLHGEHKDSYQTPKVYVIGCSDISEYLLAVEYKHKLEPVKQDGEPLHFGSLDQVKEELLRLGFEKAYLRLHNAYDEFGNEPSQSYCDIELALKPH; from the coding sequence ATGCAAAAGCATCAATTAGACATGTGGTTACATGGAGAGCATAAAGACTCTTATCAAACACCGAAAGTGTACGTTATTGGTTGTTCTGATATCTCAGAATATTTACTAGCCGTAGAGTACAAGCATAAATTGGAGCCTGTTAAACAAGATGGCGAGCCGCTTCATTTTGGATCCTTGGATCAAGTGAAAGAGGAGTTACTTCGACTTGGTTTTGAAAAGGCCTATCTTCGTTTACACAACGCGTATGATGAGTTTGGTAATGAGCCAAGTCAAAGCTACTGTGATATTGAGCTGGCGCTCAAACCTCATTAG
- a CDS encoding DUF1127 domain-containing protein: MRHSVYLKLATVLIRADLRREEREWQRKVRRSSYDLPWYNTHLLRDIGLEADGRPIGFSEPEVVTIERRVRHLRRVLSARIPT, encoded by the coding sequence ATGCGTCACTCAGTCTATTTAAAACTAGCAACAGTCCTTATCCGTGCAGATCTTCGTCGTGAAGAACGTGAATGGCAACGAAAAGTTCGTCGAAGTTCATATGACCTACCTTGGTACAATACTCACTTATTGAGAGATATTGGCCTTGAAGCCGATGGTCGACCAATTGGTTTTTCTGAACCAGAAGTTGTCACTATTGAACGTCGAGTGCGTCATCTTCGCCGTGTCTTAAGTGCGCGAATACCGACGTAA
- the vpsR gene encoding cyclic-di-GMP-binding transcriptional regulator VpsR (Not actually a response regulator, but instead a cyclic-di-GMP-binding transcription factor.) — translation MGTQFKMDSLPGSLIVVGGAYEPWLSVLEQVGWQCTQCADLRKADALIADIGPCIGIVDLSHDEFSLNGIANLVSNNKQVRWLAFIRESQLSSDTICQFIVNFCIDFFTAPIPDTQLLSTIGHQLGMLKLEQKVWPNYGINNNMGLLGDSVAVKRLRDQVKRIGPTDVSILIYGESGAGKETIARSIHQNSSRSQKPFLTVNCRALSEMRIESEVFGISALEGAAPCMLQEADGGTILLNDVLAMPRNQQLNLLRFLQEGKIDTVEGPKSIDVRILAANSSDIEKALIEGDFNEELYHYINVLRIHVPSLKERVSDISVLANHFLREYSKEFNAQAKSFSDDAIRSMNRYHWPGNVRELMNQIKRVVLMSDTVIIEDHQLDLPKQNDERRSLKSIRERSERDALLVVLESYGGQVSLAAKELGVSRATMYRLLNKHSLISEGVI, via the coding sequence ATGGGAACTCAATTTAAGATGGATTCCTTACCAGGTTCTCTTATCGTCGTTGGTGGTGCGTACGAACCCTGGTTATCAGTGTTAGAACAAGTGGGTTGGCAGTGTACCCAGTGTGCAGATTTACGAAAAGCAGATGCCTTGATTGCTGACATTGGCCCATGTATTGGCATTGTGGATCTTAGCCATGATGAGTTTAGTCTCAATGGCATTGCTAACCTCGTGAGTAACAACAAACAGGTGAGGTGGCTCGCTTTTATCCGTGAATCGCAATTAAGCTCCGATACGATCTGCCAATTTATCGTTAACTTCTGTATCGACTTTTTCACGGCACCAATTCCTGACACTCAACTGCTCAGTACTATTGGTCATCAACTGGGCATGCTCAAGCTTGAGCAGAAAGTATGGCCAAATTACGGCATCAATAACAATATGGGCTTACTGGGCGACTCAGTAGCTGTGAAGCGCTTGAGAGACCAAGTAAAGCGTATTGGGCCGACAGATGTCAGTATTCTTATCTACGGAGAGAGTGGAGCCGGTAAAGAGACCATCGCACGTTCCATTCATCAAAACTCTTCACGATCGCAAAAACCATTTTTGACGGTCAATTGCCGTGCTTTGTCTGAAATGAGAATAGAGTCAGAGGTGTTTGGTATCTCTGCATTGGAAGGTGCTGCACCTTGCATGTTGCAAGAAGCCGATGGCGGAACCATCTTGCTTAACGATGTATTGGCAATGCCACGCAATCAACAACTGAACCTTTTACGCTTTTTACAAGAAGGCAAGATAGATACGGTGGAAGGACCTAAATCTATCGATGTGCGTATTTTGGCGGCGAACTCATCTGATATCGAAAAAGCCTTGATTGAGGGAGACTTCAATGAAGAGCTCTATCATTACATCAATGTACTGCGTATCCATGTTCCAAGTTTGAAAGAGCGTGTTAGTGATATTTCGGTTCTAGCGAATCACTTTTTACGAGAATACTCAAAAGAGTTTAACGCTCAAGCGAAAAGCTTTTCAGACGATGCTATCCGCTCGATGAATCGCTATCATTGGCCTGGTAACGTGCGCGAACTGATGAATCAGATCAAACGTGTTGTGTTGATGTCGGATACGGTGATCATTGAAGATCACCAACTCGATTTACCAAAACAGAATGATGAACGCCGCAGCTTGAAAAGCATTCGTGAGCGTTCCGAGCGCGACGCGTTACTGGTTGTCTTGGAATCTTACGGTGGGCAAGTTTCGTTGGCAGCTAAGGAACTCGGAGTATCACGAGCAACCATGTACCGTTTGCTGAACAAACACAGCCTGATTTCTGAAGGTGTTATTTAG
- the lysS gene encoding lysine--tRNA ligase, whose protein sequence is MTDAVQNENAQEASSREENKLIAERRSKLDHIRLNCKANGHPNDFRREHLAGDLQAEFGEKTKEELEELNHIVAIAGRIMAKRGPFLAIQETSGRIQAYAAKDVQKVLKEKYQGLDIGDIIGVKGALHKSGKGDLYVNMEEFELLTKALRPLPEKFHGLTDQEMRYRQRYVDLIVNEDSRNTFIVRSKLVSSIRNFMSSKGYLEVETPMMHVIPGGATARPFITHHNALDIDMYLRVAPELYLKRLVVGGFDRVFEINRNFRNEGLSPRHNPEFTMMEFYQAYSDYKDLMDLTEEMLSTAAMDVLGSTSMPYGDETVEFGGTYARMSMFDAIKHYTPENANIQALSEDDLQNRELMVKIAEEVGLYVETFWTCGQLLEEIFGETAEPQLIQPTFITGYPADISPLARRSDSNPFFTDRFEFFIGGREVANGFSELNDAQDQDERFKAQVNAKDAGDDEAMYYDADYITALEHGLPPTAGQGIGIDRLAMLFTNTHTIRDVILFPAMRPQA, encoded by the coding sequence ATGACTGATGCTGTTCAAAACGAAAACGCACAAGAAGCTTCTTCACGTGAAGAGAACAAACTAATCGCTGAGCGCCGTAGCAAGCTGGATCACATCCGCTTGAACTGCAAAGCGAACGGTCACCCAAATGATTTCCGTCGCGAGCACCTAGCTGGCGATCTTCAAGCGGAATTCGGTGAGAAGACTAAGGAAGAGCTAGAAGAGCTTAACCACATCGTTGCGATCGCTGGTCGTATTATGGCGAAGCGTGGTCCATTCCTTGCGATTCAAGAAACTTCTGGTCGTATCCAAGCATACGCAGCGAAAGACGTTCAAAAAGTACTGAAAGAGAAGTACCAAGGCCTAGATATCGGTGACATCATCGGTGTTAAAGGTGCGCTTCACAAATCAGGTAAAGGCGATCTTTACGTGAACATGGAAGAGTTTGAACTGCTAACGAAAGCACTTCGTCCTCTGCCAGAGAAGTTCCATGGTCTAACTGACCAAGAGATGCGTTACCGTCAGCGTTACGTTGACCTAATCGTGAACGAAGACTCTCGTAACACATTCATCGTGCGTTCTAAGCTTGTGTCTTCAATCCGTAACTTCATGAGCTCAAAAGGCTACCTAGAAGTTGAAACGCCAATGATGCACGTGATCCCAGGTGGTGCAACAGCACGTCCTTTTATCACTCATCACAACGCACTAGACATCGACATGTACCTACGTGTTGCACCTGAGCTTTACCTTAAGCGTCTAGTGGTTGGTGGTTTTGACCGTGTATTCGAGATCAACCGTAACTTCCGTAACGAAGGTCTTTCTCCACGTCATAACCCAGAATTCACAATGATGGAATTCTACCAAGCGTACTCTGACTACAAAGATCTAATGGATCTAACGGAAGAGATGCTAAGCACAGCAGCGATGGACGTTCTTGGTTCTACTTCTATGCCTTACGGTGATGAAACGGTTGAGTTTGGTGGCACTTACGCTCGCATGAGCATGTTCGATGCAATCAAACACTACACGCCTGAAAATGCAAACATTCAAGCTCTGAGTGAAGATGATCTTCAAAACAGAGAATTGATGGTTAAAATTGCAGAAGAAGTGGGTCTGTACGTTGAGACATTCTGGACTTGTGGTCAGCTTCTTGAAGAGATCTTTGGTGAAACGGCTGAGCCTCAGCTAATTCAACCAACGTTCATCACGGGTTACCCAGCGGATATTTCTCCACTGGCTCGTCGTAGCGACAGCAACCCATTCTTCACAGACCGCTTTGAGTTCTTCATCGGTGGCCGTGAGGTAGCGAACGGTTTCTCTGAGCTTAACGATGCACAAGATCAAGATGAGCGTTTCAAAGCACAAGTTAACGCAAAAGACGCGGGTGATGACGAAGCGATGTACTACGATGCAGACTACATTACTGCACTAGAGCACGGCCTACCGCCAACTGCGGGTCAAGGTATCGGTATCGACCGTCTAGCTATGCTATTTACAAACACGCACACAATCCGTGACGTGATCTTGTTCCCGGCAATGCGTCCACAAGCGTAA
- the prfB gene encoding peptide chain release factor 2 (programmed frameshift) has product MFEINPIKNRLQDVSERTNILRGYLDYDARKERLEEVNAELEQPDVWNEPERAQALGKERSALEAVVETIDQLDQGVEDVEGLLELAVEEEDQETFDEIEPELAELEAKLEKLEFRRMFAGDHDASDCYIDLQSGSGGTEAQDWTSMMLRMYLRWADSKGFKTEVIEVSDGDVAGLKGATVRISGEYAYGWLRTETGVHRLVRKSPFDSSGRRHTSFASAFIYPEIDDNITIDINPSDLRIDVYRASGAGGQHVNTTESAVRITHVPTNTVVQCQNDRSQHKNKDQAMKQLRAKLFELEIQKQNAEKQASEETKSDIGWGSQIRSYVLDDSRIKDLRTGIENRNTQAVLDGDLDKFIEASLKSGL; this is encoded by the exons ATGTTTGAAATCAATCCTATTAAAAACCGTCTGCAGGATGTGTCTGAACGCACAAATATCCTGAGGGGGTATCTT GACTATGACGCTAGAAAAGAGCGTCTAGAAGAAGTAAACGCAGAATTAGAACAACCGGATGTATGGAACGAACCTGAGCGTGCTCAAGCGCTAGGTAAAGAACGTTCTGCATTGGAAGCAGTAGTAGAAACGATCGACCAACTTGACCAAGGTGTTGAGGATGTTGAGGGTCTATTAGAGCTTGCGGTTGAAGAAGAAGACCAAGAAACGTTTGACGAAATCGAACCAGAATTAGCAGAGCTAGAAGCTAAGCTAGAAAAACTCGAATTCCGTCGTATGTTTGCTGGCGATCACGACGCATCAGATTGCTACATCGATTTACAGTCAGGCTCGGGCGGTACAGAAGCTCAAGATTGGACTTCAATGATGTTGCGTATGTACTTACGTTGGGCAGATTCGAAAGGCTTCAAGACTGAAGTGATCGAAGTGTCTGATGGTGATGTTGCTGGCCTTAAAGGCGCAACGGTACGTATTTCTGGTGAATACGCTTATGGTTGGTTACGTACAGAGACAGGTGTTCACCGTCTAGTTCGTAAGTCACCATTTGATTCAAGTGGCCGTCGTCATACTTCATTTGCATCTGCGTTTATCTACCCAGAGATTGATGACAACATTACGATCGATATTAATCCTTCTGACTTACGTATTGACGTATACCGTGCCTCTGGTGCTGGTGGTCAACACGTAAACACCACGGAATCGGCGGTACGTATTACTCACGTTCCAACCAACACCGTGGTTCAATGTCAGAATGACCGTTCGCAGCATAAGAACAAAGACCAAGCGATGAAGCAGCTACGTGCTAAGCTTTTTGAACTTGAGATTCAAAAACAAAATGCTGAAAAACAAGCGAGCGAAGAAACGAAATCAGACATTGGTTGGGGCAGTCAAATCCGCTCTTACGTACTGGATGATTCTCGTATCAAAGATTTGCGCACCGGCATCGAAAATCGCAATACTCAAGCGGTTCTTGACGGTGACTTAGACAAGTTTATTGAAGCTAGCCTGAAATCAGGTCTGTAA
- the recJ gene encoding single-stranded-DNA-specific exonuclease RecJ, which yields MIEIQRRPEVDISVLPAHLPDLLKRIYVSRGIDSAEQLETAAKGLHSYQKLGGIDAAVELLFNAIQQQKRIIIVGDFDADGATSSALSVLALRMLGSSNVDYLVPNRFEDGYGLSPEVVEQAIELGAEVIMTVDNGVSSIDGVRFAKEKGLDVLVTDHHLPGNELPIADAMVNPNLESCAFPSKALAGVGVAFYLMMALCVHMRKLNWFAERGMTEPKLMELIDLVALGTVADVVPLDENNRILVHQGLQRIRAGKARPGIQALIEIAKRDAKRLVASDFGFALGPRINAAGRLDDMSFGVELLMSNNIHAARRMASELDGLNQTRKEIEEGMKQEAMAFCERLEFGKDDLPSGLALFQRDWHQGVIGILASRIKDKYHRPVIAFADGGEGTIKGSCRSIPGLHMRDALDRIDTQNPGLILKFGGHAMAAGLSIMEKDFDRFNKLFDDVVKKELGETALKGIILSDGELLPEEFSMHTAETLRSGGPWGQAFPEPIFDGEFKVLHQKLVGEKHLKLMLEPLYKGHPTNVMIDGIAFNVDLRRWPDASVKTVHLAFKLDINEFRGNQSLQLMVDHIEAK from the coding sequence ATGATAGAGATCCAACGCCGCCCTGAGGTCGACATTTCAGTCTTACCTGCTCACTTACCTGACTTGTTAAAGCGCATTTATGTGAGTCGCGGAATCGACAGTGCTGAGCAACTGGAGACGGCTGCGAAAGGCTTACACTCCTATCAAAAACTGGGTGGTATCGATGCTGCGGTAGAGCTGTTGTTCAACGCGATTCAGCAGCAAAAACGCATTATCATTGTCGGTGATTTTGATGCCGATGGCGCAACCAGTTCTGCACTGTCTGTGCTTGCTCTGCGTATGTTGGGCAGCTCTAACGTTGATTATCTGGTACCAAACCGTTTTGAAGATGGTTATGGCTTGAGCCCTGAGGTTGTCGAGCAGGCAATCGAACTTGGCGCTGAAGTAATCATGACGGTCGATAATGGTGTCTCTTCGATTGATGGTGTCCGTTTCGCGAAAGAGAAAGGGCTAGACGTTCTGGTTACAGACCATCACTTGCCAGGGAATGAATTGCCAATCGCTGATGCGATGGTCAATCCGAACTTAGAGAGCTGCGCTTTTCCTTCGAAAGCCTTGGCGGGTGTTGGTGTCGCTTTCTATCTGATGATGGCACTTTGTGTTCATATGCGTAAATTGAACTGGTTTGCAGAGCGCGGTATGACAGAACCTAAGCTGATGGAACTGATTGACCTTGTGGCACTTGGTACGGTCGCGGATGTGGTTCCACTCGATGAGAATAACCGAATCTTGGTACACCAAGGGCTACAACGCATTCGTGCGGGTAAAGCTCGTCCGGGTATTCAAGCCTTGATTGAAATTGCTAAGCGAGATGCTAAGCGTTTAGTCGCCTCCGATTTTGGTTTTGCGCTTGGTCCACGTATCAATGCGGCTGGCCGATTGGATGACATGTCTTTTGGTGTTGAGTTGTTGATGAGCAATAACATTCACGCCGCGCGTCGAATGGCCAGCGAGTTAGATGGCTTGAACCAGACACGTAAAGAGATCGAAGAGGGCATGAAACAAGAAGCGATGGCTTTTTGTGAGCGCCTTGAGTTTGGTAAAGATGACTTGCCTTCTGGCTTGGCGCTGTTCCAACGTGATTGGCACCAAGGTGTGATTGGTATTTTGGCTTCGCGTATCAAAGACAAATACCATCGTCCTGTTATTGCTTTCGCAGATGGCGGAGAAGGGACGATCAAAGGTTCTTGTCGTTCGATTCCGGGTTTGCATATGCGTGACGCTTTAGATCGTATTGATACACAAAACCCTGGATTGATTCTTAAGTTCGGTGGTCACGCAATGGCTGCAGGTTTGAGCATCATGGAAAAAGACTTTGATCGCTTCAATAAACTGTTCGACGATGTTGTGAAAAAAGAGCTCGGAGAAACTGCGCTCAAAGGCATTATCTTATCGGATGGTGAGTTGTTGCCAGAAGAGTTCTCAATGCATACCGCCGAAACTCTGCGTTCAGGTGGCCCGTGGGGCCAGGCTTTCCCAGAACCCATCTTTGATGGTGAATTTAAAGTGCTGCATCAAAAGCTGGTAGGTGAAAAACACCTTAAATTGATGCTAGAACCTCTATATAAAGGCCACCCAACCAATGTGATGATTGATGGTATTGCCTTCAATGTTGATTTACGTCGTTGGCCTGATGCGTCAGTGAAAACGGTTCATCTAGCATTTAAGCTGGATATCAACGAGTTTCGTGGCAACCAATCGTTGCAGTTGATGGTTGACCATATTGAAGCCAAATAG
- a CDS encoding thioredoxin fold domain-containing protein encodes MSVLRRLPLLALPLIITACNASEAKVEPTSTAVEVAPAQAIDTEALTQRFEKIGIKVDKIVPSDIDGLLEVQTNSGVIFSSPEGDHFLAGTLYSLDDNGKFSDVLAERQAPLNAEKVAAMSDTVIEYKADNEKYVVTVFTDITCGYCVRLHSQMQGYNDLGITVRYMAYPRQGATGQVADQMAAIWASEDPKAAMHNAKVNREMPSAGTDLTEQKQIIAKQYQLGRELGINGTPAIVLASGELVSGYLPPAQLIQRLEQ; translated from the coding sequence ATGAGCGTATTACGCCGTCTTCCTTTACTAGCGCTTCCTCTTATTATTACTGCATGCAATGCATCAGAAGCAAAAGTAGAACCAACATCAACAGCCGTAGAAGTTGCTCCAGCTCAAGCTATCGATACTGAAGCGTTAACTCAGCGTTTTGAAAAAATCGGTATCAAAGTAGATAAGATTGTTCCTTCGGATATCGATGGTCTGTTAGAGGTTCAAACGAACAGCGGTGTTATCTTTTCTTCTCCAGAGGGCGATCACTTTTTAGCCGGTACACTTTACTCTTTGGACGACAACGGTAAATTCAGCGATGTGCTTGCTGAGCGTCAAGCTCCATTAAATGCTGAAAAAGTTGCAGCAATGTCGGATACCGTCATCGAATATAAAGCAGATAACGAAAAGTACGTCGTGACAGTATTTACTGATATTACGTGCGGTTACTGTGTTCGTCTGCATAGCCAAATGCAAGGCTATAACGACCTAGGTATCACCGTTCGCTACATGGCTTACCCGCGCCAAGGCGCAACTGGACAAGTTGCCGACCAAATGGCAGCAATCTGGGCATCAGAAGATCCAAAAGCAGCGATGCACAATGCGAAAGTTAATCGTGAAATGCCATCGGCTGGTACTGATCTCACAGAGCAGAAGCAAATTATTGCGAAACAGTATCAACTGGGTCGTGAGCTTGGCATTAACGGCACTCCAGCTATCGTGCTAGCAAGTGGCGAGTTGGTGAGTGGTTACTTACCGCCAGCACAACTTATCCAACGTTTAGAGCAATAA
- the xerD gene encoding site-specific tyrosine recombinase XerD, with translation MQSPQGQSADHGLVEQFLDAMWMERGLSENTLVSYRTDLSKLLTWMEKNNYRLDFISLSGLQDYQGWLADADFKQTSRARMLSAIRRLFQYLHREKVRGDDPSALLISPKLPHRLPKDLSEEQVDALLESPDPNDPIELRDKAMLELLYATGLRVTELVSLTMENISLRQGVVRVIGKGGKERLVPMGENAVDWIETFIEQGRPQLLGEKSSDVVFPSKRAKQMTRQTFWYRIKHYSVIAGIDTELLSPHVLRHAFATHLLNYGADLRVVQMLLGHSDLSTTQIYTHVATERLKQIHAQHHPRA, from the coding sequence ATGCAGTCGCCTCAAGGGCAGAGCGCAGACCACGGTCTCGTTGAACAGTTTTTAGATGCTATGTGGATGGAGAGAGGGTTATCTGAGAATACTCTTGTCTCGTATCGTACCGATTTGTCAAAGCTACTTACGTGGATGGAAAAAAATAATTATCGTCTCGATTTTATTAGCCTTTCAGGGTTACAGGATTATCAAGGTTGGTTAGCCGACGCCGATTTTAAACAGACTTCTCGAGCTCGTATGTTGTCGGCAATTCGTCGTCTGTTCCAATACCTGCACCGCGAGAAAGTGAGAGGGGATGACCCAAGTGCATTGTTGATCAGCCCTAAACTGCCACACCGCCTACCGAAAGATTTAAGTGAAGAACAAGTTGATGCTTTGCTTGAGTCACCTGATCCCAACGATCCTATTGAGCTTCGCGACAAAGCGATGCTTGAGTTACTCTATGCTACTGGGTTGCGTGTTACGGAACTGGTCAGTTTAACGATGGAAAACATCAGCCTAAGACAAGGCGTGGTTCGTGTAATTGGTAAGGGCGGCAAAGAACGCTTGGTTCCGATGGGCGAAAATGCGGTGGATTGGATAGAGACTTTTATTGAACAAGGTCGCCCGCAATTACTCGGTGAAAAGAGTTCTGATGTCGTTTTCCCTAGCAAACGTGCCAAGCAAATGACCCGTCAGACGTTTTGGTACCGTATTAAGCATTATTCGGTTATTGCTGGTATCGATACTGAGTTATTGTCACCACACGTATTAAGACACGCTTTTGCGACTCATTTACTGAACTATGGTGCAGATCTCAGGGTCGTACAGATGTTGCTTGGGCATAGTGACTTATCGACAACTCAAATTTATACTCACGTGGCGACAGAAAGGCTGAAGCAAATTCACGCTCAGCATCATCCACGTGCTTAA
- the fldB gene encoding flavodoxin FldB produces the protein MKIGLFYGSTTCYTEMAAEKIRGIIGEDLVDIHNVKETPLSFMADYDLLLLGISTWDFGEIQEDWNELWEDIATTPMKGKVVALFGLGDQEGYGEWFLDAMGLLHDELKTAGAEFVGFWPNDDSYEFEASKALTEDKSQFVGLALDEDSQYELSDERIATWVEQVLVEYSEKL, from the coding sequence ATGAAAATTGGATTATTTTACGGCTCAACCACCTGCTATACCGAAATGGCAGCAGAGAAAATTCGCGGCATTATTGGTGAAGACCTAGTTGATATCCATAACGTGAAAGAAACCCCTCTTTCTTTTATGGCGGACTACGACCTTTTACTGCTTGGCATCTCTACGTGGGATTTCGGTGAGATTCAAGAAGACTGGAATGAACTGTGGGAAGACATCGCAACCACACCAATGAAAGGCAAGGTTGTGGCACTGTTTGGTCTAGGCGATCAAGAAGGTTACGGAGAGTGGTTCTTGGATGCGATGGGTCTATTGCACGACGAACTAAAAACCGCCGGAGCAGAGTTTGTTGGCTTCTGGCCAAACGATGATAGCTACGAATTCGAAGCATCTAAAGCATTAACAGAAGACAAGTCTCAGTTTGTTGGTTTGGCTCTGGATGAAGATTCACAGTACGAACTCAGCGACGAACGTATCGCAACTTGGGTTGAACAAGTACTCGTCGAGTACAGCGAAAAGCTATAA